The window GATCCACCTTCCATTTGTCCCTGTCAAAAAGCACCAAATTCTACCAAATGCATAATCGTGTGCATGTAGGATGAATTAAAGTTTAGGTTCTGACGTCACAAAGCCATTAAAACACTTTGCTCTGCATTAATGTCTGTCCCTGTAAAGCACAATATGCCTTTCTGGCGGATCTCCACTCACGGTGACCTCGTGTCCCTGCACCAAGCGctggagctggacttcttgTAAAGGACGTGAATCTAAAGGGAAAATATAGTCGCTCTCCTGGCCTGTGGAGTAACATTGTGAGGGAGAAGCCTTGACAACCTCAACTATACACACTCACATATTCGATTCTGCTCTGACTGACGCTCATGACTCGCTGTGTGATGGTAATCGGAGGCGGACTTTGGGCCGGAGCGGATGGTGAGAAGTGGACTGGATGCAGCAGTCGGCTGGAATAAGGCTCCTTACGCCCAGCACTCCCTCCTCTACGGCAGCTAACCCCACCACGGCTTAAACCGGCACTGATTTGGGACAGAAGGGAGGACACCTTtcttttctgctcctctgcctttATGTCAATCTCTTTCAAGCTTCTGcatcaaatacaatgtttagaATGATTATTTCTCTGTTTGGTCATAATTACAACCAAAGGGGTAATTTTTCTTATTGGCATTTTCCTTTGGGTATTAGATATTTTTGTTTAGATTCTGAataactgaaacaaaaacataagAACTGAAAAAAATGATTGCAGTCATCCTGTGCTCTCTCATAAACCCGAATAaccatttttttattgtacttCCCGCATTTCAGGCGGTCTTCAGTTTGGCACACGATGCTCAGACATGGCATGACCGAACCACATTATCAGTCAGCTGCCCTCACTTCTCCACTGTGTTGCAACAACACACGTGTGATCGTTtttatgcaagtgtgtgtgtgtgtgaggcctgtgATTAACGAGTATGTCTTAAAAAACAAACCGCTGTCAAAGCCTGCTAGTAGCTTCATGTGACAGACCCCATGAGGCGGTGAGCAGGTCTTTGCAGGCTTCTTTGATATCAAGGTGGACTTTGGAAATTTAGCATGAGTTTGGGATTAATTAGTCCATGTCCATTAATACATGATGGTCTAAATTGCCTTTGCATATTACTATCttttttttcagcagcagagTCAGCGTAAGGGAACCATCACAGTGATTAGTCAACAAAATCACACTAAAGAACGGCAAATACTAAAGCTAGTAGCAGCTGTCTATTAAAATATTAGACACCCAAGGGTGACCACAATAACAAGTGACTTCTAAGCCTTCTAATGTGGGAGAGGTTTACTTTGTACGCCTGTTTACCAAAAGACTGGAATTGGTTTGTAGTATGGATTTGGAACACAGTGCTTGTTTCCTCCAATTTGGGAATTTAAATGAAGGATAAACCTTTTTTATGGGCTGCAATAAGTGTTTCACCTCTCAATTTTCCTaaattgtctttgtttttttaagtccCAAGTGTCCTTTAAATCCCTTCAAAGGTAAAAGTAAAGTCTAAATTCAACAGCTCATGTGAAACTGGATCCTCTGCTTATGTATttcagctcttttttttctataaatTCCATAAATTTCTtttcattatatattttttgcagTTCACGTCGTCATCATCACATCGTTTAGTCCACAGCGTCATCATTTCTACTGGGAACAGTTTTCACACTAGAGACCAAATTGTTAGTCAGTAATTCAATCATTAGCTGCCGTGTTTTCATCTGTAATGCGCTAGACTGACCAACATGATGGACCTGACATGAATAGTTGTATTTGCCTAATCCAACAAACCACAGGCTGGTTGAAGGCGTCTGGACCCGCGCAGGAAAAAAGGACCGTGACTTGTGTGCACTTGTGCTGTTTCCATGAGTGTGTGGGAGCTGTTGAGGGAAGCAGGGAGTTGAATAGACGACTGAACAATACTGAGCCTGAAGATTTCTTTACACACAAGCAGCTTGACCATTAAGAATGTGTATTTCTGTGTAATTTAGTTTTAAGTTTGTTTTGCGTGACAGTGCATATTTATATTGTGCCTTTATCCATAACCTGTATGCTTAATCTCAAAGGGAAACGTGTAAGATTcttttgtttgacacatttaTCACCGCATTGTTATATTATCCAAAgtgttgttcctttttttactttactacgGTTTAGTTTCAGTCTGCACTGCATCTGAAACGGGAGTGTTGACTGATCGCTCAGTGTTCCAAGAAACCATTTTAGTGAAGGGCTACAGATAAAATGGGAATAGACCAGATATTTAGTTTGAAAATCCTTCAGAGCAGTTTGGAGTGAAAATGCGTTTGTTTTTCATCCTCTTATGATGGTCCTGTCCTGTTGCGTTTGGATTCTGCCTCCTTTGAAAGGAGATTATTTTGTTGAGTTGCTGTGAAAAGCTTTGCGTCGCTTGGAGACAATCACAATCTGTAGCACGTGTTTGAAGGCGTATCGGGTTTTACTAAAGGGATCGGCACATTTAGGACGGGTGCCTTTGATTGTTCAGTATTGTACTACCTAACTGGGCGAGAAATTCAGTCCGGCTGCAGTCATTGCGTCATTTTTCAGCTCATTGaatgtaatttgtttttctttctctgcatgTCTGTTTTGAAATAGGTTCTTAAATGCCCTCGTGTTCTTTCTGATGCCAAAAACATTTACTTTTCATatgcagtgtctgtgtttgtctccacaCTTAGTGTTTTTCATCTCATTGTGGAGGACCTGTGAGGTGACATGAGAGGGAGCTGAATGTGATCCTGTACGCTGAATACTATCATAATAATCAATGATAACTTTGACAGTAATCACTTCTTTCCTCATAGTAAATGTTTGGGGTCTCTCCACAGGTCTTGTAAAGTTTTTCCTGTGAATCTAGAAACTCTCAgtacaaatgtaaataaattttaaaacatttcagacTTCAGTTGTGATTTCTTAAgcttaaaaactaaaataatcaTAAACGACACTACATGGCCTTCTTTGAGCATATTTGCCAAATTATGATTGACCTTagtcaaatatttatataagcTGATGGTTTTGATTTATAATAAATGCTTTGAGACTTTTTTCATCAGATCGGTTTCACAGTAGattctgtgtgttgtatttCAAGTGCTTTCTATTggattgttctttttttttttaattaaaaaaaactttttccaACCATTTTCATTCCTTAACAGAAAACCAATTAGAAGATTTAACACAACCAGTATCTGTCTTAACATGGAAATGTAAAAATTAATACAAACCTGATATTTTACAAGTAAACAGATTAAAGAATGATTGTCAACTTCACACACTTTGGTAAACTAGTAGCACCAGTTAATGCTAACTTGCATGCATTTGAATAACTTACGTAGTGAGCTTATTCATGCGTTCCCTGACTCTGTTTTAAACCTGCTGTTGGTTTCTACTAACGCAGTTCAGGAGTAGAAGTTCCCTGCCAGCCTTCTCATTCTTTTATTGTAGTGTTCTGTTGCTGGTGATGGTTCCGGACTATCCACTACATCCATATTGTAGATCCCTGTCCTGAACATCACTTGATCCTCGCCTCTGGGATGTTCTGTACTTCTTTCAGGTTCCTGTTGAGATTCGCTTCCTTTTAAGTCCCCTTTGGAAAGGTTTGGATGGTAGCACTTATAATAAATAACTTTACACAAAAGACCAATGATGTAAACTCCAACAACACTCAAAGCTATAATTACAGAGACCAAGTGAGGTATTTCCACATAGGGTGGGTCTGTGTTCATCGCCCAGTACCACAGGCCACACAGAAGGGAAACATCAGCGAGTATGTATCCGTGGTAGAGTATGGTCCTGTTCCTCGTTTTGCCTTCTGACACATTAAACCAGTCAAAGTACCAAATGAGGCCGACCGTAGCTCGGTAGAGCCACTCGCCACCAGGGCTGTCCATGAGATCGGTCTTGGATCTCCAGGCAAAGAAGAACAACACCAGCCACGAGCAGAAGAAGTGGACGAAGACGAAGCAGGGCAGCACAGAGGCAAAGAGGGCGAGGGAGGTGAGACGAGACGCGAGGAGACACAGGTTCCAGAGAAAGTAAaccacagaggagaggaagctcTGCTTTCTCTTGTCGGGCAGGAAGAAGCGCAGGGAGCGGTGGTATATGGTTACACTGCAGGCGATGGCTGAGGCGGAGGCAATGCTCTTCagcactgaggaggagaagtgaTGGAACAGCCCCGGTAAATCATGTGTGTATGAAACACGAAGGATTtaatgacagaaacagaaatgcaCCTTTGACAGGATCGAGCTGGAaccgctgcaggaggagggtgagCATGAGCACGAACTGAGGGGCGCCCTCTGAGAAGGTCTCTATGAGGCGCAACAGGCTCAGGTCGTGGTTCGGGTACGACGCGTACCCCTGCGGGTCCTTTTTGTTGAAGTAGAGGAGAGACGACTCCACGACGCCTGCAAATCTGAGAGGGAACAGGTCGACCCAGGTTAAAAAGCCTCTTTATTAAGAGATTTTGATAAGAACACGTGAAACCAGCGTTTGCTGTAGGTAAACGGGTGTGACTCGCTTTGTGTGAGCGATAACAGAGGAAACGCTCCTGTTCCTGCAGACAGGTTATTGTCTCGCTACTCGCTCCTGGCATGACTCAACGCTTTGGATTCCTCCATTACATaatctacagtacacacagaagCCCCGGCATTCCCAAGCAGTGTGGTTTCAAGTTCACACTAAAATATGAGTATTAGTATATCAGTAGTAGGCCGCAGTGAATGACGCTGGGCATTCAGATAAAAACAAGGTGAAAGAGAAAGTCGATTTGGACGGTTGGTcccaaataaaaacaagttaGTGAAACTTGAGACTGTTCCAACCTGACATAGCTGCCCAGCTGGACCACGTGAAGGAGCTTGAGACAGGGCCGGCTCAGGCAGCTCTCAGCTTTCGTCTGCGTCCTGAAGCCATCATAGCAGTACCAGAGCCAGCTGAAGACCTGGACGAGCACGGACGAGCCCAggagaaagagcagcagcagcccgacGCACACGTAGTCCTCCGCCTGGTAGAAAGTCACCACCGCACAGACGTCCAGCACTATGTCGCCCAGCAGGCACAGCAGGCTCACAcaggtgaacaggaagtccaACTTGGAAACCACCACGCTCATGGTGTCGGTTTAACATTAGAGCCCATGCCACGCTCACATCCTGAAACAGCCGTTACTGCTATGAAGAGCAACGTTCACTGGAacttcttcctccctccagaTGGAAGGAGGGGTTAGTGACAtcacacaggaaggaggagggactgGTATCGCTATGATCTGACAGGGCTGATCgatgcagcagaaaacacactTTGAACCAAGCACGTGAAGCATTGCTCCCACTTTAATGATTGCTCAGAGCGAATGAGGTAAAGGAGTCACAGGCAGAAGGCACCTCCACTTGTTTGGATTTGCAACTCCTTGTATGAGCATTCAATGACATGTGGGAAAAACAGAGAACAAATCCCAACTTAAATAGGGTTAAATACAACAGTCTGAGTCAAAAAGTAAAACAGCATTTTTCACCAAACCAGTAAAACTTCTTACACAGAAAAGCGTCAGAGTCACATGCTTCAATTTGACATTCAAAGGAATATTACCATCGTTCATAATCAACACTCGAACAGAACTAGctttacaaatataaaaactgcAACCCATGGAAGTCATATAAATACCAAAACTTATTACTAAATCTACATTCAATATGTTTCATTAAAGTTCCAGCTGCAACATGACCCTGAAGACGGCTCAGACACGTCTGGCTTCATCCAAAACCCTGCGAAGTCCAACCTTACTTTAATCTTCATGTGACTGTCCAGATGTCACCCCTTTTCATAcatattaatatttcaaataTTATTCCTCAGTGTTTGATTTGGCAGTTGTCTTTGTGCTGGTAAagtttgcatttttaaaatacagAACACCAAACAAAGTATTAATGTCATTTGTGATTTCTTGTACTGTGTGAAAATTGAAACGTAACATTTACCCACATATATTTGCTAGCTTATCATGCTACCCTCGGTTGAAGttatgaaatacaataaaatgcataaaaaataaaactggctGTTAAGTTATTACTAAACTACTTCATGAAGAAACTGAAAGGTTTACAGCAGTGGATCATTGTGATGAAGTACCTGGATTCATTAGGCCTGTGCTTGGCTGcagtattaaaaataaaacacagatgttTAGCAGATGTTTATGAAATTTACTACTATATCAAAGTACAGTATGAGGGACTAATGTGAAGGACACTGTTTAAGTGTTACTAAGTTTATGAGAGGAAATGGCCACGTGGCAGTTTTCTGTCAAGCTTTAAGCTCAAGGAAAATAAAGAGAGAACAGGAAAGTCCCCAACTCTTCCTACTTACTCTTCCAACAATGTGGGACTTCTATGTCGTCTATAACAAAGAGTTCTCTACGTCACTGGTTCTAACCGTTGTTAAGATGCAATAAAGTCAAGCGCTGAACATTCCTGAGACTGGACCTGGTACTAAGAATGTACTACTATTAAAACACTGTCAGACATACAGTGACTGCACCTTTAACATTGTTCGAGATACGATGACTCTGTTTTTGTGCTTTGCTTGTTTCCTTGCCCTGAGTAGAAATGAGCAGCATGGCAGGCCATCCGCCTGTTAAGGAGCTGAGAGGACAGGGTCCTGTCCTGGATGGAAAAGTCTCTAAAGGGCACTTGTGCATCAGGATGATCATCCCCCGGTTTTGTGTCCGGTGCTGGAGGTCTCCACAGTTTGGGATGGAAGCAGCTGTAATAGAGTGCTTTGAGGAGCAGCCCCAGGAGGTACGTGAGAGGTAGCGAGATGATGAGGGCGAGGTCATATGACTCCGTCTGGAGGGGGTCTCTGTACAGCCACCATGTTAGCAGCAGGATCACTCCATCTGAAGTGATGAACACGTGGTAGATGAGACTCCTCGCCCGGGTCCGACCCTCTGCCACATTAAACCAGCTGAAGTACCAAATGAGCCCCACGGTGGCCCGGTAGAGCCACTCTCCATCCATGCTGTCCATGAAGTCGGTCCTCTGCCGCCACGCCCACAAGACGAAGACAACCCACAGCAGCGCGAAGTGGGCAGCGATGCACCcgcgcagcacggaggcgaaCAGGGCGAGGGCGGCCACGCGGGGCGCGATCAGCAGCAGGTTCCACAGGAAGTACATGAAGGAGGAACCCCAGCTCTGCTTGGCTTTGTCTGGCAGGAAGGAGCGCAGGGAGCGGTGGTAGTCCACCACCATCCACGCGATGGAGGTCAACGACGCCGCGATGCTCACGACTGCAAAAACAGAAGTTGGACAATGAGTGCGGCGACGTAGAGGAAGCTAAGCCTCGGCACCACTGCACGCATAGACTCACACTGGAAGGTCCGGGCCTTGTTGGCGCTCAGCATGACGTAGATCATGAGGGTGAGCTGCGGCGCGCTCTCGCAGAACGTCTCGATGAGCCTGAGCATGCTGAGGTCGTGCGTCAGGTACACGGCGTACTCGGACCCTTCCTGCTTCAGCCACCACACCCTGAAGCCTTGGCGGATGGCCGAGATGTGCCTGCGTcagacgcacaaacagctgtgacagctgtggGGACTGCAGCAGCGACTCCCACTGAGAAGCCTCGCTAACGCATTCATTATGCACGCATTCACTGTACacgcatttactgtacacacattcaTTATACGCGCAATCATTGTACACACATTCACtatacacacacaatcactATACGCACAATCATTATACACACAATCACTATACACACATTCACTATATTGCATCCTCTGCATCACGTTACCATGTACAAACTGCCCATGATGGCTGCTCTTAAAATAAACCGATTCCTTTCACAGGAAGAGATTGTGAAGCTGTTATAAAGTTTATACCTGGAGTAGAACTGATTAATTGTCATAATCAAATATTAGGAGTACTTTAGTGTTATAACTTAGAttatattgtgtttattgtaCTGAAACAAACTAGAATAAGAGCTTTGATGTAACTTTTGCTAAAACAGAACTATAAACATGATAAATTTCTGGTTCtactgtgtctctgctgctgaggtgGAGGTTCGTTAGGTACCGAAAGAGGAAcccgagctgcagcagatgcaaCAGGCAGGAGATCTTCACTCTGTCCCCGAACAGCACGGTTCCGGCCCCGCTCTCCGCGCTGAACTCCGGCAGCCGGCGGTCGTACTTGAGCCAGAACCAGCTGAACATCTGGACCACGACCGAGGACAGGAGCATGAGGGCGACCAGAACCCCGAACCAGAAGATGTCGCCGCGGCGGTAAAACTCCGTGGCGACCCACACGTCCGAGCCCCAGTCTATGAGGAACGTGCACACTCCCATCACGGAGAAGGCGAAGTCCACCCAGGAGTATTTAGAAAACGGCGCGTCCTCCATGACGGAGTCCGTCCGAACTTCAGAACTCTTGCTATTGCTGGCAAGCTAGCGCGCAGCTAACGTCCGCACCGTTACTTCGCTCCCAACGCTGCTCCACCTTCTTTAGCGCGTTGAATAGAAAAGTCCCACATTTTAGTAGCAGCGTCACCTCACATCACCAGAAAGCGACGAGTGAACGCGGGGAGCATGAtatgagagaaaaacacatgttAACTTAGCCCGAATCGGCCAAAGTTACTTCCATGGGAGCGCTGCTGGCGTGTTTATACCGCTCCCCGCCTGCGTGGGTCCTTAACCCCGCCCACCGCAGCCTGTCCGGCACGGACACGTTTGACTTTGCAAGCACAACACTGGAACAACCACGATTAATCGATTTAAGAGATATTCAAATAATCCAACAAATCAAGACATTCGAGCCATGTGTGAATATACAAAGTGAGTGACGGGTGGCCGTTGATACAAAGACTAATGGCTTTTATCATACAATGGGAGTATTTTCTCAAGCTGACAATGTCCCAACGTGCAGGAAATGTTTCTTAAACTTTACATAATCATGGTAGAGATAGTGGTGTGACACTCATGCAACAGACCTCACGTCAGACACTGTTTAATCATTAGGGAGGCACACCATGTTTAAGTGACCATTCTTGTTATGAAATAAGCATGTGCCACTGAAACACAAATGGTATTTCTTTAACCTCTCTGACCACTGTGCTGCATGGGTCATTCAGCCAAGTGGCATGTTAGTAGGAATTACACAATAACACACCCAATACACGttgcagtagcagtagtagtcgTGCCAAGTCACATATCTTAGATTTTATCGCAGATTCTACTGGTATGTCAAAAATGAAaagtaatacaaaaaaaagtaaGCAAATTAGAAACACAAGAAGACTTTCATTAAAGCAAGTTCATCCTCCTCACACTCTCCCTCCAGTGGGATTTCTTGAGTTTTCTATACAGTAAATCTGTGTCTACCACTTTTTACTTTGccgtgttttctgtttttcatttttctataTTTGGTTGTGCACTTTAGGTGTGTATTCTCACATCCTGGGCATGTGTTTTAACATCTGCCCCCATCACTGGACTTCTGTCCCCTTCTGTTAAGTCTGCACTCATTAACAGCTTCtcttgtttctgttgtttctatATTTAGTGCATACGGATGTGCACACAGAGCAAACATACCACACAAGGAATTATGTTGCCtattacagtacagacagactATAACTACAGCCAACCAAATGACCCAACAGCTCAATCAACCGGTTTAACAAGAAAATAAACCTCACATATTAGGACACGCCCCCCACAGTCGCGACCTCTCGTACCAAATCAGCGCGTTCCGCGAGAACGCGCATGTGTACTTCTGCTATCCAGCCTCGCGCCTtccgtatgtgtgtgtgcacgcgcgtgcTATTTTGTTCGGACTCCACATTTCGGTAGCGCACGCAAGCTAACAAGATGTCGAGGGTGTACATCGGACGGTTGAGCTACAGAGCCAGGGAAAAGGACGTGGAAAGGTTCTTCAAAGGCTACGGGAAGATCCTAGAAGTCGACCTAAAAAACGGGTAACGTCAAGTCTCCGTTTATAACGTTTTTGCTACTGCCGTCGTCCGCCTAGGCCGCACCGTTAGCTTAGCTGCGCTTTGTTCCTCGCGGTGGGCCTGCTCTGCTAATGGTAGCTAGCGCGAGCAATACTTAATATACACAACTATCGAAAACACAAAATTTTATCGAATGTTTGTTAGTTTGAGTAACGTTTTTTTTCGAAGCATGTCTGTAATCGGCACGCGTGAGCTCCATTTATCAACATAAACTCGACCACGGTTAGTGCTAATGTTGCTAACGTTAGACGTGGCAATGTCATAGATGGCTGCATTTATTACAGTCAACCCATTAAATGCTAAACGCTACTGTCTGACACTGTTTGCCTTTGGGTTTAATTTTGACGCTTAATAGTCAATAGTGCGGTTTTATTAATGCGTATTTTTTCTGTTATAAAATGTAGGGCACTCTCAAAATGTCGTAACATTTATGCTAATTCCCGttgctccccctccccccgccctgGTTAGAGCCCTGGGCAATAATTTTAGTAGTCTCTTCTCTGCATAATTTTAGTAATCTTTTCACGCGATAATTATACTAATTGTAATATTGATAGAGAATTTCTAACCTAGTAGATTTGAACACGTATGGTTTTATTCACGTGCCTATTTGCGCCGGTGTTTTAAAATGTCCCCTTTCTCACTGCAGATATGGGTTTGTTGAATTTGACGACCCCAGAGATGCAGATGATGCTGTGTATGACCTGAACGGCAAAGAGTTGTGTGGGGAAAGGGTTATTGTGGAGCACACTAAGGGACCCCGTCGTGATGGAGGCTACGGTGGGGGAAGGAGTAAGTTTCAAtaaagtattgtttttttttaatgtctgaACAGTGTAATTGATTAGGGGTTTTATTCATTGCAGGGAGTGATTAGTGAACAAAAAATTCAGCTTGTCATTGGTGGCTGGTGGTCTTGCAGTGTACACTCTAGTATTTGTAATAGAAATTGCAGATGTCTCTGGTGTCTAAATTGTTTCCACCAGATTGGTGCCAGTAGTATTAGTTAAGTAGTATCACCCAGCTTTGCCTTCACCTCCCTTGCAGCTGACTTGAACCTCTGCTATTGAAAAGGTAATAAGGACCTTTTTCTTCACACACATTAGTCATTGCATTGCTGCTGTTCCGGGTTTCAGTGCCCACACAGCCATGCCTCTAAAGTAGGCACGCCAGACTGGCTGTTTTGTTAATATATTAGCAGTCAACATCCAACAGTCCTTTCACTGGCTAAAAAGTAGACGTGAAGCAGCTTTCCTTAATTTTATTTTCACCAGAGCCACCAATGACTTGAAAAACATCTTGTTTCCATCTTATGGAATGAAAAAATGTGACACAACTAATGCTGTTACATGTGAATTAATGATGGGGAAATGGCTTACTGATGGAAAGGAAttgtattaatttaaatattgtaaaataaatatttgattgtGAAGTATATTGTAATCTATTGATGTCtcttttttagtttatttaaatgattGTCAATTTAAAGGTAAAGATTTAACAAAGAACCTCAATGTTTTAATTGAAAGAGTCCTTTGCTGACTGCCTGCCCCTATTGCTGGCCATGGTGTCCCCCCTTTCCAAGAGTGTGGTTTGACCATTCTGGGCCCCTGGGCAGACCAAAAAAGGGAGCCATTGTGAATGAAGACCGCTTTTCCCATTAGGCCCAGCCCGGGTGGTGAGGATGCCATGGGGTTAGGAGCAGATGTGGGTTCAGCTCTTATAGGTGCCTGAAAAAAGAACATGTTTTGTAAAAGTGAAATGTTTTTAGACAGGATAGCTTGATTTAGTTCACAGTAAGTACTTCCTCGATCagttatgtttttatttatttttttttctgttttagatT is drawn from Betta splendens chromosome 11, fBetSpl5.4, whole genome shotgun sequence and contains these coding sequences:
- the LOC114865229 gene encoding XK-related protein 8-like, producing the protein MSVVVSKLDFLFTCVSLLCLLGDIVLDVCAVVTFYQAEDYVCVGLLLLFLLGSSVLVQVFSWLWYCYDGFRTQTKAESCLSRPCLKLLHVVQLGSYVRFAGVVESSLLYFNKKDPQGYASYPNHDLSLLRLIETFSEGAPQFVLMLTLLLQRFQLDPVKVLKSIASASAIACSVTIYHRSLRFFLPDKRKQSFLSSVVYFLWNLCLLASRLTSLALFASVLPCFVFVHFFCSWLVLFFFAWRSKTDLMDSPGGEWLYRATVGLIWYFDWFNVSEGKTRNRTILYHGYILADVSLLCGLWYWAMNTDPPYVEIPHLVSVIIALSVVGVYIIGLLCKVIYYKCYHPNLSKGDLKGSESQQEPERSTEHPRGEDQVMFRTGIYNMDVVDSPEPSPATEHYNKRMRRLAGNFYS
- the xkr8.3 gene encoding XK-related protein 8.3; this encodes MEDAPFSKYSWVDFAFSVMGVCTFLIDWGSDVWVATEFYRRGDIFWFGVLVALMLLSSVVVQMFSWFWLKYDRRLPEFSAESGAGTVLFGDRVKISCLLHLLQLGFLFRHISAIRQGFRVWWLKQEGSEYAVYLTHDLSMLRLIETFCESAPQLTLMIYVMLSANKARTFQFVSIAASLTSIAWMVVDYHRSLRSFLPDKAKQSWGSSFMYFLWNLLLIAPRVAALALFASVLRGCIAAHFALLWVVFVLWAWRQRTDFMDSMDGEWLYRATVGLIWYFSWFNVAEGRTRARSLIYHVFITSDGVILLLTWWLYRDPLQTESYDLALIISLPLTYLLGLLLKALYYSCFHPKLWRPPAPDTKPGDDHPDAQVPFRDFSIQDRTLSSQLLNRRMACHAAHFYSGQGNKQSTKTESSYLEQC